The Saccharothrix variisporea genome has a segment encoding these proteins:
- a CDS encoding TolB family protein, whose amino-acid sequence MGSRRVVLAVVAIVLVVAAGVVYVTRVVTDRPVVPAASADADLMFVELADGRSRVEQVALASPDARGGTDLTCQRVYRAGGTTVCLRLAGPGPTYAAEISRGGTVLRTVPLPGVPSRAKVSASGRVVSWTSFVTGDSYLVPGGFSTRTGYFDVSTGEVVESLEGFQAEVEGTALTAQDANYWGLTVGADDRTFYATLASGGFTWLVKGDLTTRRVTSLRRDAECPSLSPDGTKVAYKKRIGRLGPWDLAVLDLKTGEERRLPGTAGVDDQATWLSNDRLAFAAVPKDTKLSAIHTVPADGSSPATLVIKDATSPSPI is encoded by the coding sequence TTGGGCTCGCGGCGCGTGGTGCTCGCCGTCGTCGCCATCGTACTGGTCGTCGCGGCCGGTGTGGTGTACGTGACCAGGGTCGTCACCGATCGACCGGTCGTGCCGGCCGCCTCGGCGGACGCGGACCTGATGTTCGTCGAACTGGCCGACGGCCGCAGCCGGGTCGAGCAGGTCGCCCTGGCGTCCCCGGACGCGCGCGGTGGCACGGACCTGACCTGCCAACGCGTGTACCGGGCGGGTGGGACCACGGTGTGCCTGCGCCTGGCCGGTCCGGGCCCCACCTACGCGGCCGAGATTTCCCGGGGTGGGACCGTGCTGCGCACCGTGCCGTTGCCGGGTGTGCCGAGCCGGGCGAAGGTGTCGGCATCGGGTCGGGTCGTGTCGTGGACGTCCTTTGTCACCGGTGACTCGTACCTGGTGCCCGGCGGGTTCTCGACGCGCACCGGCTACTTCGACGTGAGCACCGGCGAGGTGGTCGAGTCCCTGGAGGGCTTCCAGGCCGAGGTGGAGGGCACGGCCCTGACCGCGCAGGACGCGAACTACTGGGGCCTGACGGTCGGCGCGGACGACCGGACCTTCTACGCCACCCTGGCGTCGGGCGGCTTCACCTGGCTGGTGAAGGGCGACCTGACCACCCGTCGCGTGACGTCACTGCGCCGTGACGCCGAGTGCCCGTCCCTGTCCCCGGACGGCACCAAGGTGGCGTACAAGAAGCGGATCGGCCGCCTGGGTCCGTGGGACCTCGCGGTGCTGGACCTGAAGACCGGCGAGGAACGCCGCCTGCCGGGCACGGCGGGCGTGGACGACCAGGCGACCTGGCTGTCGAACGACCGCCTGGCCTTCGCGGCGGTCCCGAAGGACACCAAGCTGTCCGCGATCCACACCGTCCCGGCGGACGGCTCCAGCCCGGCGACCCTGGTGATCAAGGACGCCACCTCACCGTCCCCGATCTAG
- a CDS encoding zinc-dependent alcohol dehydrogenase family protein — MPRVVVFDEFGGPDVLHVVEQPVIDPGPGEVRVRIEAFAVNPLDRMMRSGTSPAPVPLPRARLGVEGTGVVDALGPGVTGLAVGDPVVLAAVPDATTRGTYAEYTTVPASRVVPRPAGLSVPEAAAVWVAYSTAYGALVEKAGMRPGDHVLITAASGGVGRAAVQIANHLGAVPIALTRHTAKKDDLPAAAVIATDQEDVVEAVHHHTHGAGADIVLDVVMGPDQQNLIKATRPGGTLVAAGFLDRRPTPFPAGTPLTIYSYRSFEHTLDPVVVRRMAAFLNAGVRLDTLRPAVDAVFTLDQVVEAHRHLDKGLHTGKIVVTT, encoded by the coding sequence ATGCCACGAGTCGTCGTGTTCGACGAGTTCGGCGGACCGGACGTCCTGCACGTCGTCGAGCAGCCGGTGATCGACCCGGGCCCCGGCGAGGTGCGGGTCAGGATCGAGGCGTTCGCCGTCAACCCGCTGGACCGGATGATGCGCTCCGGCACCTCCCCCGCTCCCGTCCCCCTGCCCCGCGCCCGCCTGGGCGTCGAGGGGACCGGCGTGGTCGACGCGCTGGGCCCCGGGGTGACCGGCTTGGCGGTAGGCGACCCCGTCGTCCTGGCGGCCGTCCCCGACGCGACCACCAGGGGCACCTACGCCGAGTACACCACCGTCCCTGCGAGCCGGGTCGTGCCCCGGCCGGCCGGGCTCAGCGTTCCGGAGGCGGCGGCCGTCTGGGTCGCGTACTCCACCGCGTACGGCGCCCTGGTCGAGAAGGCGGGGATGCGCCCCGGCGACCACGTGCTCATCACCGCCGCGTCCGGCGGCGTAGGCCGGGCGGCGGTGCAGATCGCCAACCACCTCGGCGCGGTCCCCATCGCGCTGACCCGGCACACCGCGAAGAAGGACGACCTGCCCGCCGCCGCCGTGATCGCCACCGACCAGGAAGACGTGGTCGAAGCCGTCCACCACCACACCCACGGCGCCGGCGCCGACATCGTCCTGGACGTCGTCATGGGCCCCGACCAGCAGAACCTCATCAAGGCGACCCGCCCCGGCGGAACCCTGGTCGCCGCCGGCTTCCTCGACCGGCGCCCCACCCCCTTCCCGGCGGGCACCCCGCTCACGATCTACAGCTACCGCAGCTTCGAACACACCCTCGACCCGGTCGTGGTGCGGCGCATGGCCGCCTTCCTGAACGCCGGCGTCCGCCTGGACACGCTGCGGCCCGCCGTCGACGCGGTGTTCACGCTGGACCAGGTGGTCGAGGCCCACCGCCACCTCGACAAGGGCCTCCACACCGGGAAGATCGTCGTCACCACCTAG
- a CDS encoding O-antigen ligase family protein, translating into MTPQHTPQRTHVRRRADGATLVCVYLVALLIVPARLVLSFVPMTLPPALVVALLLGVLWLSAQMVDTLGMGKGRNLVRTAIGLYLAAHLATYAVATRRWLPTDELTVADSSIVRITATIALAVFICDAVRTRERLDKVLKLILACAAVIAFVGLVQFGLGVDLASYVSIPGLRAQENGYAVMETRSIFRRPTGTTNHPIEYGLICAMAVPLGAHYVFRARDEGTPHVRWLVCLGLCGLGAMTALSRTAILGMTVAGIIMVITLPRRQRITAAIVGGGFFLGAAVAVPGLFGTLRGMFSNIEDDPSVKARTADYAAASEQIDLNPLLGRGFGTFLPTKYTILDNQFLLTLIENGYLGMFALIGMFLAAAFAVVRVRMISKDEHLRGLAACALSAVLAGGIASITFDLLGFGVATGLVFTYIGLAGAMLRIAREESQTPQALTT; encoded by the coding sequence TTGACTCCGCAGCACACGCCGCAGCGCACGCACGTCCGGCGGCGTGCGGACGGAGCCACGCTCGTCTGCGTCTACCTCGTCGCCCTCCTGATCGTCCCGGCCCGGCTCGTGCTGTCGTTCGTGCCGATGACCCTGCCGCCCGCGCTGGTCGTAGCACTGCTGCTGGGCGTGCTGTGGCTGTCCGCGCAGATGGTCGACACCCTCGGCATGGGCAAGGGCCGCAACCTCGTCCGGACCGCCATCGGCCTCTACCTGGCCGCGCACCTGGCGACCTACGCGGTGGCGACGCGGCGGTGGCTGCCGACCGACGAGCTGACCGTGGCCGACTCCAGCATCGTGCGCATCACCGCGACCATCGCGCTGGCGGTGTTCATCTGCGACGCCGTGCGCACCCGCGAGCGCCTGGACAAGGTGCTCAAGCTGATCCTGGCGTGCGCGGCGGTGATCGCGTTCGTCGGCTTGGTGCAGTTCGGGCTGGGCGTGGACCTGGCGAGCTACGTGAGCATCCCCGGGCTGCGCGCGCAGGAGAACGGTTACGCCGTCATGGAGACCCGGTCGATCTTCCGGCGACCCACCGGCACCACCAACCACCCCATCGAGTACGGCCTGATCTGCGCGATGGCCGTCCCGCTGGGCGCGCACTACGTCTTCCGCGCCCGGGACGAGGGCACCCCGCACGTGCGCTGGCTGGTGTGCCTGGGGCTGTGCGGCCTTGGCGCGATGACCGCGTTGTCCCGCACGGCGATCCTGGGCATGACGGTCGCCGGCATCATCATGGTGATCACCCTGCCCCGCCGCCAGCGCATCACCGCAGCGATCGTGGGCGGCGGCTTCTTCCTCGGCGCGGCGGTCGCGGTACCGGGCCTGTTCGGCACGCTGCGCGGCATGTTCTCCAACATCGAGGACGACCCGAGCGTGAAGGCGCGCACCGCGGACTACGCGGCGGCCTCGGAGCAGATCGACCTGAACCCGTTGCTGGGCAGGGGTTTCGGCACGTTCCTGCCGACCAAGTACACGATCCTGGACAACCAGTTCCTGCTGACCCTGATCGAGAACGGCTACCTGGGCATGTTCGCCCTGATCGGCATGTTCCTGGCGGCGGCGTTCGCGGTGGTCCGTGTCCGCATGATCAGCAAGGACGAACACCTGCGCGGCCTGGCCGCGTGCGCCCTGTCGGCAGTGCTGGCCGGCGGCATCGCGTCGATCACCTTCGACCTGCTGGGCTTCGGCGTGGCAACGGGCCTGGTCTTCACCTACATCGGCCTAGCCGGCGCCATGCTCCGCATCGCCCGCGAGGAATCCCAAACCCCCCAGGCCCTCACAACCTAG
- a CDS encoding serine hydrolase domain-containing protein, whose product MRTPRATAALALATAVAIGAVSPATAAPSGVRDVLDRLPDDVVAGALVRWDGVGAAAGPVTADAHFRIGSVTKVFTNTLVLQLVAEHRVDVDAPARSYVPDVVPPAYHGVTVRHLLNHTSGLPKPAAGPGPADGPGWWRVAVAPRDALRDSFAAATGTPPAPGSEQQYNGLNSLVLGLLVEQVTGHSFTHELRHRIIRPLRLRHTSLPSADDLEIPSPHARVHVDGYDVTEQSPYPWAEGGIISTAADLDRFLVALFRGRLLPPAQQQLLFDVPNVPGAATNTRYCFGTEACYSAGGLMRYRLANGEHAWGKTGSRPGLDNGFFATRDLRHRVVYSLNPTGRGSDLGHVVAIVSAGLTG is encoded by the coding sequence ATGCGCACACCCCGCGCCACCGCCGCCCTGGCGCTCGCCACCGCCGTCGCGATCGGCGCGGTGTCGCCCGCGACCGCCGCCCCGTCCGGCGTGCGGGACGTCCTCGACCGGTTGCCCGACGACGTCGTGGCGGGCGCGCTGGTCAGGTGGGACGGTGTGGGGGCCGCGGCCGGTCCGGTCACCGCCGACGCCCACTTCCGGATCGGCAGCGTCACGAAGGTGTTCACCAACACCCTGGTGCTCCAACTCGTCGCCGAACACCGCGTGGACGTCGATGCGCCGGCGCGGTCCTACGTCCCGGACGTGGTGCCCCCTGCGTATCACGGCGTCACCGTGCGTCACCTGCTCAACCACACCAGCGGCCTGCCCAAGCCCGCGGCAGGACCCGGTCCGGCAGACGGTCCCGGGTGGTGGCGCGTGGCCGTCGCCCCTCGGGACGCCCTGCGCGACTCGTTCGCCGCGGCCACCGGAACGCCACCCGCGCCGGGCTCCGAGCAGCAGTACAACGGGCTCAACTCGCTCGTCCTCGGCCTGCTCGTCGAACAGGTCACCGGCCACTCGTTCACCCACGAACTGCGACACCGGATCATCCGGCCGCTGCGGCTGCGGCACACCAGCCTCCCCTCCGCCGACGACCTGGAGATCCCCTCGCCCCACGCCCGGGTGCACGTCGACGGGTACGACGTGACCGAGCAGAGCCCGTACCCGTGGGCCGAGGGCGGCATCATCTCCACCGCCGCCGACCTCGACCGCTTCCTCGTCGCGTTGTTCCGGGGCCGCCTGCTGCCGCCCGCCCAGCAGCAGCTGCTGTTCGACGTGCCGAACGTGCCGGGCGCCGCGACCAACACGCGGTACTGCTTCGGCACCGAGGCGTGCTACAGCGCCGGCGGTTTGATGCGCTACCGGCTCGCGAACGGCGAGCACGCGTGGGGCAAGACCGGCTCCCGGCCCGGCTTGGACAACGGGTTCTTCGCCACCCGCGACCTCCGCCACCGCGTCGTCTACTCGCTGAACCCGACCGGCCGGGGCTCCGACCTCGGCCACGTCGTGGCGATCGTCAGCGCCGGTCTCACCGGTTGA
- a CDS encoding glycosyltransferase family 2 protein, producing MTEAPTRPTVDVVIPCYNYARFLRACVRSVLDQPGVDVRVLVIDDTSSDDTPEVMAELMAADPRVEGRRHEVNQGHIATYNEGLLEWAKADYTVLLSADDLLAPGALARAAAVFEANPNVGMVYGRVVYYSDHDDLPKIVTPPAGTTVWSGVDWIENRCRTGQNVLSSPEAVVRTSVQQQVGGYRPDLPHAGDLEMWMRIAAVSDIGYVRGKPAAYYRVHQQSMFRTQFSSVFADLEQRQAVFDRFFSEHPDLPPRLKHLANRSIAKDALWRAVRAYDRDKLAEIPVEELVEFARSVYPHAERLPEYRALRRRRALGAKLCSRTQVFVGAHLVKRGRGLVGKQVWKWRGQ from the coding sequence GTGACTGAAGCCCCGACACGACCCACGGTCGACGTCGTCATCCCCTGCTACAACTACGCGCGGTTCCTGCGGGCCTGTGTGCGCAGCGTGCTGGACCAGCCCGGCGTGGACGTGCGGGTGCTGGTCATCGACGACACGTCCAGCGACGACACGCCCGAGGTCATGGCCGAGCTGATGGCCGCCGACCCGCGGGTCGAGGGCCGCCGCCACGAGGTCAACCAGGGCCACATCGCCACCTACAACGAGGGCCTGCTGGAGTGGGCCAAGGCCGACTACACCGTGCTGCTGTCCGCTGACGACCTGTTGGCGCCGGGCGCGCTCGCCCGTGCCGCCGCGGTCTTCGAGGCGAACCCGAACGTCGGCATGGTCTACGGGCGGGTCGTGTACTACTCCGACCACGACGACCTGCCCAAGATCGTCACGCCCCCGGCCGGCACGACGGTGTGGTCCGGTGTGGACTGGATCGAGAACCGTTGCCGCACCGGGCAGAACGTGCTGTCCTCGCCCGAGGCCGTGGTGCGCACGTCGGTGCAGCAGCAGGTCGGCGGCTACCGGCCGGACCTGCCGCACGCCGGCGACCTGGAGATGTGGATGCGGATCGCCGCCGTGTCCGACATCGGGTACGTGCGCGGCAAGCCCGCCGCGTACTACCGGGTGCACCAGCAGAGCATGTTCCGGACGCAGTTCTCGTCGGTGTTCGCCGACCTGGAGCAGCGACAGGCCGTGTTCGACCGGTTCTTCTCCGAGCACCCCGACCTGCCACCGCGCCTGAAGCACCTGGCCAACCGGTCCATCGCCAAGGACGCCCTGTGGCGGGCCGTGCGCGCCTACGACCGCGACAAGCTGGCCGAGATCCCGGTGGAGGAGCTGGTCGAGTTCGCCCGCTCGGTCTACCCGCACGCCGAGCGACTGCCCGAGTACCGGGCGTTGCGGCGGCGCAGGGCGCTGGGGGCCAAGCTGTGCAGCCGCACCCAGGTCTTCGTCGGCGCGCACCTGGTCAAGCGCGGGCGGGGCCTGGTCGGCAAGCAGGTCTGGAAGTGGCGCGGCCAGTGA
- a CDS encoding glycosyltransferase: MDHVVLTRFNLPSVGAESVVRAREGWLTERVGLFERYCLPSVRAQTSADFRWIIYFDPESPEWLKDRIREHGDTYTPIFREQVSREELLEDIAKLFPTRGDALLTTNLDNDDGLATDFVARLQAVRTTAPRTALYLANGLVKSPTGLYAHRDPDNAFASVLESWDAPITCWADWHNRLHRHAEVRSLGGAPGWLQVVHGGNVSNRTRGRLVSPTPHRPLFGDALDDVPEPDRRVLARDRFVGHPLRVARDGARYLAKTAAMRLLGPDGFEKAKRVLASR; this comes from the coding sequence ATGGACCACGTTGTTCTGACGCGCTTCAACCTGCCCTCGGTCGGCGCGGAGAGCGTCGTCCGGGCGCGGGAGGGGTGGTTGACCGAGCGCGTCGGGCTGTTCGAGCGGTACTGCCTGCCGTCGGTGCGCGCGCAGACGTCCGCGGACTTCCGGTGGATCATCTACTTCGACCCCGAGAGCCCCGAGTGGCTCAAGGACCGCATCCGGGAGCACGGTGACACCTACACACCGATCTTCCGCGAGCAGGTCAGCCGGGAGGAGCTGCTGGAGGACATCGCCAAGCTGTTCCCGACCAGGGGCGACGCCCTGCTGACCACCAACCTCGACAACGACGACGGCCTCGCCACCGACTTCGTCGCCCGCCTCCAGGCCGTCCGCACGACCGCACCGCGCACCGCGCTGTACCTGGCGAACGGCCTGGTCAAGAGCCCGACCGGGCTGTACGCGCACCGCGACCCGGACAACGCGTTCGCCTCGGTGCTGGAGTCCTGGGACGCCCCGATCACGTGCTGGGCCGACTGGCACAACCGGCTGCACCGGCACGCCGAGGTCCGGTCCCTGGGCGGCGCGCCCGGCTGGCTCCAGGTCGTGCACGGCGGCAACGTGAGCAACCGCACGCGCGGCCGGCTCGTGTCGCCGACCCCGCACCGGCCGCTGTTCGGCGACGCGCTGGACGACGTGCCGGAGCCCGACCGCCGGGTCCTGGCCCGTGACCGGTTCGTGGGACATCCCTTGCGGGTGGCCCGTGACGGAGCCAGATACTTGGCCAAGACGGCGGCGATGCGGCTGTTGGGACCGGACGGCTTCGAGAAGGCCAAGCGGGTGCTGGCGAGCCGCTGA
- a CDS encoding lipopolysaccharide biosynthesis protein encodes MARPVTTLERKVSSAIRWSAINSLLQRVSQVGVGVLLARLIAPEQFGVFAVALVVLNIVLSVSEMGVSVALVRTDEPVEQIAPTVTTVSILSGCLLCGICVVGAPFFADAMGTPQATGVIQLMSVALVIAGASAVPGAMLQRELRQDHKFAADTSAFVVGTAVVVVLALLGFGAWSLAWSRIATNLTAAVVMFAFTKERYRPGFDPRRARELLGFGLPLAGASLLIFGVLNVDSIIVGSVLGTVPLGFYLLATNLANWPVGAFSQPVRSVSLAAFSKLRDDPEAFQRAFGRALGLLALFTVPACVLLASLADPLVRTVYGERWAPTAAALAALVLLGALRVALELGYDYLASAGRSRAILVIHVVWLAALVPLLALGAHLDGIRGVALAQSVVVLVFIVPAYLIAFRPYGVRARALGAAVARPVLGGVVMIAVALAVQWFVADALWRLLIGGALSLLAYAVVVFPLRHEALSLLRRG; translated from the coding sequence GTGGCGCGGCCAGTGACCACGCTGGAGCGCAAGGTCAGCTCGGCGATCCGGTGGAGCGCGATCAACAGCCTCCTCCAACGGGTGTCGCAGGTCGGTGTCGGCGTCCTGCTGGCGCGGCTGATCGCGCCCGAGCAGTTCGGGGTGTTCGCGGTCGCGCTGGTGGTGCTCAACATCGTGTTGAGCGTCAGCGAGATGGGCGTGAGCGTGGCCCTGGTCCGCACGGACGAGCCGGTCGAGCAGATCGCGCCGACCGTGACCACGGTGTCGATCCTCTCCGGGTGCCTGTTGTGCGGCATCTGCGTGGTCGGCGCGCCGTTCTTCGCCGACGCGATGGGGACGCCGCAGGCCACGGGCGTGATCCAGCTCATGTCGGTGGCGCTGGTGATCGCGGGCGCTTCGGCCGTGCCGGGCGCGATGCTGCAACGGGAGTTGCGGCAGGACCACAAGTTCGCGGCGGACACGTCGGCGTTCGTCGTCGGGACCGCCGTCGTGGTGGTGCTGGCCCTGCTCGGGTTCGGGGCGTGGAGCCTGGCGTGGTCGCGCATCGCGACCAACCTGACCGCCGCCGTGGTGATGTTCGCGTTCACCAAGGAGCGTTACCGGCCGGGGTTCGACCCCCGCCGCGCCCGCGAGCTGCTCGGGTTCGGGCTGCCGCTGGCCGGGGCGTCGCTGCTGATCTTCGGCGTGCTCAACGTGGACAGCATCATCGTGGGCAGCGTGCTGGGCACCGTGCCGCTGGGGTTCTACCTGCTGGCGACCAACCTGGCGAACTGGCCGGTGGGGGCGTTCTCGCAGCCGGTGCGCAGTGTGTCGCTGGCCGCGTTCTCCAAGCTGCGGGACGACCCGGAGGCGTTCCAGCGGGCGTTCGGGCGCGCTCTGGGCTTGTTGGCCCTGTTCACCGTGCCGGCGTGCGTGCTGCTGGCTTCACTCGCCGATCCCCTCGTCCGCACGGTCTACGGCGAGCGTTGGGCGCCCACGGCGGCGGCGTTGGCGGCGTTGGTGCTGCTGGGCGCGCTGCGCGTGGCGCTCGAACTCGGTTACGACTACCTGGCCAGTGCCGGGCGGTCGCGCGCGATCCTGGTGATCCACGTCGTGTGGCTGGCCGCTCTGGTGCCGCTGCTGGCGTTGGGCGCGCACCTGGACGGGATTCGCGGGGTGGCGCTCGCGCAGAGCGTGGTGGTGCTGGTGTTCATCGTGCCCGCGTACTTGATCGCGTTCCGGCCTTACGGGGTGCGGGCGCGGGCGTTGGGCGCGGCGGTCGCACGGCCGGTGCTGGGCGGTGTGGTCATGATCGCCGTCGCCCTGGCCGTGCAGTGGTTCGTGGCGGACGCGTTGTGGCGCCTGCTGATCGGCGGGGCGTTGTCGCTCCTGGCTTATGCCGTCGTCGTGTTCCCGCTGCGCCACGAGGCGCTGAGTCTGCTGCGAAGGGGTTAG
- a CDS encoding winged helix-turn-helix transcriptional regulator, translated as MQNAAGPAFLVDCPTRLAVEIISDKWAVLVVFGLSRQPRRHGELVDLIGGGISRKVLTQTLRRLQQYGLVERHAAAPRHVEYSLTELGRTLVEPIEVLTTWAHDHGGAIADAVEAAGA; from the coding sequence ATGCAGAACGCGGCCGGACCGGCCTTCCTCGTCGACTGCCCGACGCGCCTGGCGGTCGAGATCATCTCCGACAAGTGGGCGGTGCTCGTCGTGTTCGGGCTCAGCCGGCAACCCCGCCGGCACGGGGAGCTGGTGGACCTCATCGGTGGCGGGATCTCCCGCAAGGTGCTCACCCAGACGCTGCGCCGGCTCCAGCAGTACGGCCTGGTCGAACGGCACGCCGCGGCCCCGCGGCACGTCGAGTACAGCCTGACCGAGCTCGGCCGGACGCTGGTCGAGCCCATCGAGGTACTGACGACGTGGGCGCACGACCACGGTGGCGCCATCGCGGACGCCGTGGAAGCCGCTGGTGCCTAG
- a CDS encoding beta-propeller fold lactonase family protein: MPGTERLRPIRKMPALCGVAALGAALLVPSASAVAAPTRVLGYIANNGGGVSVLDTATDTLTSTLSDAGGDSPYGVGVAFDGARGYVTNVRNNTLTVIDTPTNTIDAAVPVGDGPAGVVVSPSGGHVYVSNYRAGTVSVVDAATLTATETIDVGPNADGVAITPDGKKLFVAHDVVGAGTVSVVDTMTNAEVTEIPTGNTPTAVAVTPDGAKLLVVNKFSNNVAVVDVASLSVVGTIPVSFIPHGVAISPDGKRAFVTNSEDDSVSVLDIPAMAPVLAIRVGDRPIGVALTPDGARAYVTNFNSNSVSIVDTAGLTVVNTISVGVNPVGIAIHGVPPAPTKLVGGKATLQLRLLGFTVRGMDATLTESHTGRPVAGKTVAFRTVKGQALCTAVTNTYGKASCDANVPLLVGLATLLQGYTAAFPGDSTHGPSVAHGSIVLL; this comes from the coding sequence GTGCCCGGAACAGAACGGCTCAGACCGATCCGCAAGATGCCCGCGCTGTGCGGTGTCGCAGCCTTGGGCGCTGCCCTGCTCGTGCCGTCCGCGTCGGCCGTGGCCGCACCCACCCGGGTGCTCGGCTACATCGCGAACAACGGTGGTGGTGTGTCCGTCCTGGACACCGCCACCGACACCCTGACCAGCACCCTGTCGGACGCGGGCGGTGATTCGCCTTACGGCGTCGGCGTCGCGTTCGACGGCGCGCGCGGGTATGTGACGAACGTTCGGAACAACACGCTCACGGTCATCGACACGCCCACCAACACGATCGACGCGGCCGTGCCGGTCGGTGACGGCCCGGCGGGTGTGGTGGTGTCGCCCAGCGGCGGCCACGTGTACGTGTCGAACTACCGCGCCGGCACGGTGTCCGTGGTGGACGCCGCCACGCTGACCGCGACCGAGACCATCGACGTCGGCCCGAACGCGGACGGTGTCGCCATCACGCCGGACGGCAAGAAGCTGTTCGTCGCGCACGACGTGGTCGGCGCGGGGACGGTGTCCGTGGTGGACACGATGACCAACGCCGAGGTCACCGAGATCCCGACGGGCAACACGCCGACCGCGGTCGCTGTGACGCCCGATGGCGCGAAGTTGTTGGTGGTCAACAAGTTCTCCAACAACGTGGCTGTGGTGGACGTGGCTTCCCTGTCCGTGGTGGGGACGATCCCGGTCAGCTTCATCCCGCACGGGGTGGCCATCTCGCCGGACGGCAAGCGCGCGTTCGTGACCAACAGCGAGGACGACTCGGTGTCGGTGCTGGACATCCCGGCGATGGCCCCGGTCCTGGCGATCCGGGTCGGGGATCGGCCCATCGGGGTGGCGTTGACGCCGGACGGTGCTCGGGCTTACGTGACCAACTTCAACAGCAACTCGGTGTCCATTGTGGATACCGCTGGGTTGACCGTGGTGAACACGATCTCGGTGGGCGTGAACCCGGTGGGGATCGCGATCCACGGGGTGCCGCCCGCGCCGACGAAGCTGGTCGGTGGGAAGGCGACCTTGCAGCTGCGGTTGCTCGGGTTCACCGTGCGGGGCATGGACGCCACGTTGACCGAGTCGCACACCGGGCGGCCGGTGGCGGGCAAGACGGTGGCGTTCCGGACGGTGAAGGGTCAGGCGCTGTGCACCGCGGTGACCAACACGTACGGGAAAGCCTCGTGTGACGCCAACGTGCCGTTGTTGGTGGGGCTGGCGACGTTGTTGCAGGGGTACACGGCGGCGTTCCCCGGGGACAGCACGCACGGGCCTTCGGTGGCGCACGGGTCGATCGTGTTGCTGTAA
- a CDS encoding glycosyltransferase family 1 protein produces the protein MKPVQVIRRRAHQVSRIVREQGVRGVSARALRMAAKRLGADSEVFPVRLEDVRAADLGERRPVVVPPVPADGSLTINWISTPPAPGSGGHTTMFRLIQHLESLGHTCRLYLYDVYGSRAVDHEPVIRAAYPGFRGPVLDVTAGMADAHAVFATAWMTAYPAFNDRCAGKRFYLVQDYEPWFFPVGGLSALAENTYRMGFHGFTAGRFLAEKLRTDVGMPADWFDFGCDADRYHLREGVARDGVVFYARRLAPRRAIEVGLLALEVFAERHPDIAIHTYGEKIGSLGPKHVDHGLVTPDQLNDIYNRCYAGLSLSMTNVSLVPHEMLAAGCIPVVNEANHNRVVLDNDHVRYAPATPHDLARALSDVVTTPDFAALAQAASASVSGRSWDAAGHELEKVLRRELLV, from the coding sequence GTGAAGCCTGTCCAGGTGATCCGGCGCCGAGCGCACCAGGTCTCGCGGATCGTGCGGGAACAGGGCGTGCGCGGGGTCAGCGCCCGTGCCCTGCGCATGGCCGCCAAGCGCCTCGGCGCGGACTCCGAGGTCTTCCCCGTGCGCTTGGAGGACGTGCGCGCGGCGGACCTGGGTGAGCGCCGGCCCGTCGTGGTCCCGCCCGTGCCGGCCGACGGCTCGCTGACGATCAACTGGATCAGCACCCCGCCCGCTCCCGGCTCCGGTGGCCACACGACGATGTTCCGGCTGATCCAGCACTTGGAGTCCTTGGGGCACACGTGCCGGCTGTACCTGTACGACGTGTACGGCAGCCGGGCGGTCGACCACGAGCCGGTGATCCGGGCCGCGTACCCCGGTTTCCGCGGCCCGGTGCTCGACGTGACCGCGGGGATGGCCGACGCGCACGCCGTGTTCGCGACCGCGTGGATGACCGCGTACCCGGCGTTCAACGACCGGTGCGCCGGCAAGCGGTTCTACCTGGTGCAGGACTACGAGCCGTGGTTCTTCCCGGTGGGCGGACTGTCGGCGCTGGCGGAGAACACGTACCGGATGGGCTTCCACGGCTTCACCGCCGGCCGTTTCCTGGCGGAGAAGCTGCGCACCGACGTCGGCATGCCCGCGGACTGGTTCGACTTCGGCTGCGACGCCGACCGTTACCACCTCCGCGAGGGTGTTGCCCGCGACGGCGTCGTCTTCTACGCACGCCGGCTCGCTCCGAGACGGGCGATCGAAGTCGGCCTGCTGGCGCTGGAGGTGTTCGCCGAACGCCACCCGGACATCGCGATCCACACCTACGGCGAGAAGATCGGCTCCCTGGGGCCGAAGCACGTGGACCACGGCCTGGTCACGCCCGACCAGCTGAACGACATCTACAACCGTTGCTACGCCGGGCTTTCCCTGTCGATGACCAACGTGTCGCTGGTGCCGCACGAGATGCTCGCCGCCGGCTGCATTCCGGTGGTCAACGAGGCCAACCACAACCGGGTAGTCCTGGACAACGACCACGTCCGCTACGCCCCCGCCACCCCGCACGACCTGGCCCGCGCACTGTCCGATGTGGTCACCACGCCCGATTTCGCCGCGCTGGCCCAGGCGGCTTCCGCCAGCGTGTCCGGCCGTTCCTGGGACGCCGCCGGGCACGAACTGGAGAAGGTCCTGCGCCGCGAACTCCTGGTCTAG